TGATCGGATCGGCCGGGTACCAGCCGGCCGCGTGCATCGCACAGACCACGTCGCCGATGTCGCCGACCAGGCCGACATTCATGGGATCGCCGGGAATGCCCTGGCCGGTGCGCGTCACCATCGGCAGGTTGGCGAGGCCTTTCTGGTGCTCGTAGTGGGTCCAGAACAACGGCAGCAGCAGATAAGCCAGTGCGGTGTAGACCATGACGACGGCGAGCGAGAGCAGCAGAATGCGCTCCAGCCGCGAATGTTGTCGTAGTCGCTGCGATTCCAGTTCGTCGTAGAGGTCGGACACGGGGCGTTACTCTTGGCTTCATCCTTCGAGACGGCGCTACGCGCCTCCTCAGGATGAGGGAGAGACTTTGAATTCCTCATGGTGAGGAGCGCGGCAACGCCGCGCGTCTCGAACCATGGAGGCCCACAACCGCTAGCGCTTGGTCTCCCGGCAGCCGGCGGCTTCGGCCTCGTCGACCGAGCAGAACCAGCGCGTGCCCTTGCTGATCTTCATCTGGATCCGTGCATACCAGCGGCTCGTCGGCGTGTGGTAGATGCATTCGCCCGAGGTGTTGACGTTGCCCTTGATGGTGCAGTCGGGCGAGGGCGCGACCGGACCGGAGGCCGAAGCCAGCAGGATCGTCGAGGCATTTTCCGGCGGCTTGGCGGCGCCGAGAATGGTGGTCTTCTTGTTGCGGGCGCGCCAGTCCCACGGCGCGATGAAGGCGCCCTGCCACATCCCGGCCTTGGCCTCGCGCGCGGCCTTCTCGTCGGCGTCGTAGTCGTGGCTGATGCGGGTGTAGGACAGCGCCCAGCCATTTCCGACCAGCCACTTCTGGATGTCCTCGCCCTCGACCTCGCATCGCGCCACGGTGTGGCCGCGGCGGTCGGTGTTTCTGGGATGACAGGTCCAGCTCTTGTTGCCGACATGCTTGATCAGTTCGTCGCGGGCGGCGACGCCGCAGGTCCAGCGCTCGCCCGAATTGTTCAGGCAGAGCTGGTCTAC
The Bradyrhizobium sp. KBS0727 genome window above contains:
- a CDS encoding thermonuclease family protein, with amino-acid sequence MTSKFLLAAILSLLPVLAQAADISGVPKIREGDHIQIGNSRIRLGGIDAPAVDQLCLNNSGERWTCGVAARDELIKHVGNKSWTCHPRNTDRRGHTVARCEVEGEDIQKWLVGNGWALSYTRISHDYDADEKAAREAKAGMWQGAFIAPWDWRARNKKTTILGAAKPPENASTILLASASGPVAPSPDCTIKGNVNTSGECIYHTPTSRWYARIQMKISKGTRWFCSVDEAEAAGCRETKR